The stretch of DNA TCTAGAACACTACAACACTTGACATGTAAAAGGAATTTGACGAGTCATGGCCTACTAACGCAAGTTACATTACTATTCTTATATCTATCTTAACAGACCACACAAGGCTACAAACTAAGTACCGTGACAGCCATGCTTATCTAGTTTATGCGTAACAATTTGCAGAAAATTACAAACTTAGTTTTAGAAAAATAGGCAATGTAGATTAGTGTTTGAGCTGTAAAGTGAATAATAGGAGTCATGCGTGTTATCACACCTTTTTGGTGGTGGAATGATAGTGCAACAACAAGGAACTTTAATGAACAGTCCAAGAATACACTTGTAAGTAGTGCCACCAAACAGAACATACCAAATGATGATTTTGAGAAGCATCCAAGCACTTTTCACACAAACAAATGCCAATTGTGAAAGAGATCATTCCATGGCAGCTATAAATAGCCCCGTAGCATGACGATCATCCTTCCTCATCCATCATTCTCATAAGTAGAGCGCATCATTTAAGCCAAGCAAGCTGTGGTCAATACAAATCCACCATGAAGGCATTTCTCATCCTTGCCCTCGTTGCTATCGTGGCGACCACCGCCACAACTGCAGTTAGAGTTCCAGTGCCACAATTGCAGCCACAAAATCCATCTCAGCAACAGCCACAAGAGCAAGTTCCATTGGTACAACAACAACCATTTCTAGGGCAGCAACAATCATTTCCACCACAACAACCATATCCACAGCCGCAGCCATTTCCATCACAACAACCATATCTGCAGCTGCAACCATTTCCGCAGCCGCAACTACCATATTCGCAGCCACAACCATTTCGACCACAACAACCATATCCACAACCGCAACCACAGTATTCGCAACCACAACAACCAAtttcacagcagcagcagcaacaacaacaacaacaacaacaacaacaacaacaacaaatcctTCAACAAATTTTGCAACAACAACTGATTCCATGCATGGATGTTGTATTGCAGCAACACAACATAGCGCATGGAAGATCACAAGTTTTGCAACAAAGTACTTACCAGCTGTTGCAAGAATTGTGTTGTCAGCACCTATGGCAGATCCCTGAGCAGTTGCAGTGCCAGGCCATCCACAATGTTGTTCATGCTATTATTCTGCATCAACAACaaaaacaagaacaacaacaactatCGAGCCAGGTCTCCTTCCAACAGCCTCAGCAACAATATCCATTAGGCCAGGTCTCCTTCCGGCCATCTCAGCAAAACCCACAGGCCCAGGgctctgtccagcctcaacaactgCCCCAGTTCGAGGAAATAAGGAACCTAGCGCTACAGACGCTACCTGCAATGTGCAATGTCTACATCCCTCCATATTGCACCATCGCGCCATTTGGCATCTTCGGTACTAATTGAGAAGAAAATAACTCTAGTACTAGATATATGAAACACCGTTTTCTTAGTCCATGGTTTGGTCATTGTAGCGGTGAAAAAATAATGTGACATGCACTATCATGTAAGAACCCGAACTATACTAGTTCAAACTTGGGAATAAAAGACAAACACAGGTCTTGTCTACATATTTATGTTGCATCTATTTATATATTAAAATTAATATAAGGTGAACCAGGAGCAAGGTAAATATGCTAGAAAATTGCACGTTAATTATAAATTACTAGCCCCCGATCTGGTAAATCTTAACAAATAGAATTATCTTGACCGTTAGATTTATGTAACATATATAATGCTCTGGGCCTCCAACGACTGTACGTGACACATCTGAACGCACATATGTTAAAGAAAATATATTTGGTAAATGGTGGGCCTCTTTAAAAAGAGAACTTACGTACATACACCAACTAAGAAAAACACATACATGTAAACGGGAAAAGGATGAGATTTTCTCACGTACGTGTGTTGATGCTTAAAAGTGGCACGATCATAAACAGCATGCCGGGgcaaaaaccttgccggggtaaaatcttgccagtgtgaaagcttgccggtgtgaaggcttgccggcgtggaaagcttgccggcacaGAAAGATCGCCGGtgcttgccggtgtgaaatcttgccgggggagaaaccttgtcagggaggaacccttgccggagtacaaaccttgccggagtgaaagcttgccggtgtgaaagcttgccgggtAGAAACATTGCCAGTGTGGAAAGCTTACTCGGATGGAAAACTTGCCGGGTTGGAGGCTGCGATAGTCAATCGAacgagaagttgaagatgggctcaaaagtTTATTCAGATGATCTccgatggaaaaatgatctacacgggttgtcttcgcctcatcgaaacgatcgattttgatataaaaaacgtTCAAattcgagttcgtatgcaaaagttagagcaatcggagtgcagccctgtcacgaggcgagatgtggcgtgccccaccagacacatgtctgacgggtagcgcgaggaaatagcctgtgttgcgagaccgatctgaccctcaagatgatctctgataaaaaagaccttcaacatgagagttgttcgtctcgtcgaaacggtcaagattgcttttgggcttgttttcatCCGGGATCATTTACCACCGCAAAAAAGACCCGCaatgtgcagccagtttaaaccgaacatttTTAGAAAGTTCGAataaaccagtccgaatttgactagggttttggacgtgaattgatgtaattttctggtaaggaaagcctagataaattctttgcttgtacggaaagtccagccgcctcttatatatgttggcggtgatggccgattgaaacaacacacaatcgaacaaacacatctactactttttcgtgttcatctactttttatctctcccttgtatctttcttctcgttcttcgctagttcttcatgctggagggctgcGGATCCACGAGGCTATAGGGCCGAgctagcgaatcgacctagggcagcccatagccgccgcaatccctgacggggtccctctcgggtgcgcggggtttcgggtctgcaaaagcgcccgccgactgtcttgcgtatcgcgctgtcggtcgggtctccttcgacgtgagttgcggtgcatcacccctggcgttgagggtacatgtgacgtgttcgtgtgcgaacaacgTGCTCCCTGGCTCCACCCCGTTGAAAAAATATACATCTGGAGGCCACTTTGTTTCCTCATCAAAAAAAAAACTTGTTAAGTTAGAAAAATAATCAAGAAGAAGCCGGACTCTTCCTTACAAAAACAAGGAACGTGTTAGGTTGACTTCAAAGAAAAAAGGAACATGTTAAGTTAAAAAAAAACAAGAAACCTGTTAAGTTAGAAAAAAACAAGGAACGTGTTGTCCTAGGAAAGATATGTGTCAAATCTTACAAAAAAAAGAATACACACACGTACGTTCATGCActtggaaaatagaaaaaaaaggaacATCACGTATGTATACACTTTGGAAACTAATTACATGACCATGTCTGATATACTCCTCTAATGCTTAATATTAGTGCCTAATAATTTATATTTAAAGTTTAATTTACTCATCAAATATCCCCACTGTTTAAATTTTAATTTGGCACATTGTTTGGCTATAGTATGAACCTAAATTTCCTCTTATTATTATATATCATGGTAATAATCCAAAGGCGACTAATCTGCGCCGGTGCACCGGCGCAATCAATTCGGCCGGACACAGCGCGGCCTTTTGAATAGATTGCATTTAACCGTCAGATCTAGAATCGTTTTCTTTCCAATTAAACGGATTCAACCAAACAGCAGAGGGGAAAACAAAGTAGCGCCGCCGCCAACACTAGCCATGGACGATCGATGTAGCAAAACCTTGAAGAACCGCCGCCGGTCGCCACCCTCGCCGCTGGTGGCCGCCCTCGCCGTCGGTCACCGCcggtcgccgccctcgccgcctgtGTTTCTCATCGGCTTCATGCATGCAACAACATGCACTTGTGGTTGCAGGCTTGCAGCTCCGGCTCCGGGGGACATGGCCGCATCTCCGGTAACGCCGGCCGCCGACCGCAGCACCTGTCGTTGTGGTCGCGTTGTACCTCGCCGTGTGCCCTTCCGAGGCTCTTGCTGGTTCCAACAAAAAACGATACCTGTTGTAGCAAAAAAGTTTATCACTTCCAGCAAAAAAGCTTACCACTACAGCCCGCCATCGTCATTGTAGCAAAAATGTTAACCCGATGTAGCTTCTGTGGTTGCCCACTGCAACAAAAAATGACGTGGTTGTAGCAAAACACAAAAGAAAAATGCCGGCCGGCCGCTGTGTATGGTGGTAACAAACCCTATAGCCGGTGGTAGCGAAAAACTTCATAGTTTGCAGCAAAAAAATGTTGTCACCCGTCGTCGAGGTTGCATCAtcttcatgaattatgtcgcaaaaaAACGTTGTCGCCGGTAGTAGCAAATGAAGCCGCCGGTAGTAGCAAAACAAGACACTGGTTCCAGCCAAAAAAAAATCAGCGACAGAACCTTTGGTTGGTTCCAACAAAAAAACTTGTCGGTTGTAACATCCCTCGCCACCGGATGTAGCATCTCCCGGGGCTGGTTGCAACACTCCATAAAAAAAAGTTGTCTATGAGCGCATCCATGGCGACTGCTGCACcatcagcaacgaggggaagaggagGCAATGAAAATCGTTCGAGTCGTAGCTCCACAGGACGTGGCTGCAGCATGGGAAGTCCAAAAATCTGTCACAAGCAACATGCGCCTCGCCATCCTCCTGCGCAGGAGTGAGAAGAAAAAGgaataagaggaagaagaaaggaaacgggagaaagaaaaaagaaacgaTTGGTGGTGGGCTGAGGCAATTAGTCAAACGAGGGGCACGCGGGGCCGCAGGATACAGCGCAATCGAACGAAGCGCGCGCGTCCGGCCGAAGACTCGGCCGGACTGCCGGCTGGAAACGTTTCCCTAATCCAAAGGCTTTGTCTGAATGACAAGTCGTCTGGGTTACCGGCTAACTAAAAAAAAGATAAATATGCTAGAGAATTCCATAATAATTAGAAATATCTAGCCTTTAATTATGTAAATCAGAAAATCACAACCGTTGGATTTACTTTAAAGGTAAATTTCTCTAAATTCCCACCATTGCCAGTATGTAGAAACATGTGCTGCTTCAATTCTCCCATAATCACCAATCAATCAACAACACAAAACATACCTCAGTTAAAAAAActgaacaaaaaaaagaaaaaaagaagaaaggacaAGATACACGCATGTACACGACAGCCTTGGCTTGAAACACATCAGTAGATCAAGTGTCCGCCTCCCTTACACAGAATAAACTCTAGGGAAGAAAATAATAGTGCAACCTAACCTTATACGTACTATTCTATCCTTACGTCCCATGAGGTTTACTAGCCTACCGCCGCCGCATCATGCCATCCTCTCCTTTCAGCTCCCATGCTCTCCAGCACCCTCCTTGCCGCGCCACTACTCGCCTAGGGATATTGCTGCTCAGATCGTGGAGCTTAACCTGCTTCTTCTTCAGCAAATATGGAACTGCTTTAGGATCCTTCTCACATCAGCACGTATGGGCCTCATTATACTGCAGCTCCTGGACCTCCTACAATTGGTTCGCTATGGCCAGTTGATCGATGTGCTGAAGTCCAGGTCTGTTTGCTGGCACATATGCTTTGGAAATAGGCCACTATGTTTGTACTTCAAAATTGTTTCTGTATTCTTGAGTGGTACATCCTTTTAAGCGCCAGTTTTTTATGTTAATTCATGCTGACAACACTTAACCTAGCCTTTCATGTTCACGTACTAAATAAAGGAGCAAGTAAAAACAACAGACCACCTAATTGCTCTGCAAGTTCTACATAGGAAAATTTGTCAAGTTCTAGGATCGCACCATCCCACCCTTCTCTCTTGGTATGGGCGCCAATTGAGGGATTGATAAAACTGAAACGAAGACGTCACAGGGCTGGAAGTACCGCTAGCCTGGTTTGCACTGCAACCTACCCAACGCCATCAGAAACTAGCAACTGAGGCAGGTGTTGATCGATTCTCTCAAATTGCTCTCATGTAAGTACTACCCCTTGCATGTGCGTACATACCTTTGTTCCATTCTCAAACAGATAGAACATGTATGATCGGTGCATGGCTATTTTTCATCACATGACATCCAGATAACAAGCATGAAAGGACTACATTGGAGATCAAAAAATATTGGTTCCTGGCTAGAGTACCACTACCTATGGACTTGTCTCCATAGAATTTGTTCCCAAGATGTTATTTTAATTAACCTCTTTAGCTTTCTTCCATTGCAAACGGTGATGTGCATCTTGGTATATACGTGAGCATCTTGCACATGTATACACAAGAGGCTCAGACGGAGGTGCTGGATTCTGGACGAGGGAATATGAAGCAGGAGTGAGCGAAGAGTAAATAATGGCGGGAGTACCGATTGGAGTTATGAAGTAAAATGCCATCCAAAGATTGATTAGTGTCATGGAAGATTAATTTCTGAATGCGAATATATATGTTACATTGGTTTGGATCTTTTTGAGATAATTGCACCTAAATTAGGTTCTTTCTTATTTCATATGTATACCTTATTTCAGTAAAAGTTCACAACGAACTTAGTAGGATAAATATAATTTTGTTTGTTCTTTCTGTTGTCCGCCACCAAAGCTCAGTTTGAACTCTGTAGAAATGGACAATGATTTATGCATTCTATATCTTCTTGATTGATTAGTCATGACAAGGAAATAAAAGGATTGACTGATATAGCATAACTTTGGAACGATCTGTTCGTAGAGGTTACTACAAATTAGAGTAGTGTCTGTtgaaattttgctagtaggcctttggcccaaagcccaactaaaattctgaaattctcttggctcattcatgcacacatgtgagtggagtgagtgagactaaagtttagtcccaccctggAAGTTGAGAGagtgttgcacctctttataaggagacctacacgcgcgctcctcgtcctcgctcgccatgcctcgtcacgccgcgccgcgccgcgccgcgccgtggGTTGcgtgattgagccgagccgaggacgttgtctatatttttgctgttcgggaaaaattaatgagtcattaattaataattaatggacgctttaattactgaaccgtttccgattcttttggatcgtgacgacccggacgtggggtttactcccacgacctacccggcccgcactatatagtcaggcagacgtctaccctagccgtcgccccttcgtatggtttctcaccaccgttacagatcattgcgccgccaagcaagttttctccatccctcctttcggcgtgcaccgggagaagggacagcaggcctccggaaccccgcctctcgtgatcctgtacgggagaggggcgatcaggtttttggggagcgcactcgcacgactgctggcagcgacgacttcgcgaacgacgacttcttccccgacctcggcaacctcatcctcgacaacatggccgacaacgtcaacgccggcggtgttaCACCCACTGCACCGTATGTTattctatccttcttgttcgagatcgtggtagaattcaggtttctagtatgtgccctagatgtgatctgttcatctactatgctagttcgcatgattagtttaatctctgctattgctgtcatgatctatttcatatttattcggattaaatctcgtagtaatttgctcattttTCCAACAGTGCCATCTGATAGATGATGTAAATGTCCTCAAGTTTGACGTTGTTGAGCTAATTTACAAAAAAAATCTCATCATTATTGCATGTCCTTAACAGCTCAAGAACAAGTTGGGGTCGAACTAATGGATTTTACACTTTTACATTAAAGGCTTAGCTAAAGCTAGCAGGTGTTTTTAAACCTGAATTTTTTTCCTCCTAAATTTCGTTGTATTTTCTTATTGACACTATTTATACAATCACCTGACAAAGATTAGCTAAAGCTGCTTGTAGATACGTTGAAACCTGAAAAGCTTCTTTGGTTATCCTTTTAATAGTTCTACGTATGTTTTCTCATAGGTCTTAATTCTTATGTAATACCAAGATGCATTGTGGTAGTGTACATGTGTTAAATTCATGTTGTTATTCACAATTTGCGACAAAATTTAGCTCACGCtacatttaaatatgttgaaatGTGAAAGctctttttcttctcctttctACACCTTGCATCGGATTGCATCCCTTTAGTTATGCAACATTTTGTACAACATGTAGAGATTAGGAAGTTCATCATAGTTTGTCTATTTCAGTGctaataaatgtatgaaatctgcaTTTCCAAGCTACTAGGACaagtaaaaaataataattttacTATAGGATTCAAAAACAGCAGTTCTGAAGtgcactttatttatttgtgaAAGTGATCACATTTTGTTCATTTTTATATAGACAAATCTACTAATACATACTCACGATAAAACTATAAAAGTTCTAGTCCGCACATTGGGCGGGCCACCCGGCTAGTTCGTCTAAAGAAAACAAAATGAGTCTGGAATTTGAATTAAATTGAAGTATTTTCTTGGACTTTCAAATTGAGTATTATTAAAGTAGTAAGGACTATCCACATCGTTGGCTTGCCCCTAATCAATTATTTCCAGAGAAGCATTCAATCCATCAATCAATTACATTGATTTTAGTGGCTGGTACTTCTCCTCAACATCAGTATATTCACCGTGGCCACTCCAAATCAGCAAGAATGAGGTACCAGTGCTCTGGAGCAGTGCAAGCTAATTGCTTCTCATGTGAAGGGGTGCGGGCGCAGGCGAGGTATTTCTGGTGGGCCAAGGGACTAAGAAGCGACCGTGCCAGCGGTACAGACGCCCGCAAAGCCCCATAGTTTGTTTTTGATTTACTGGAAAAATGCACATCCATACCGGCCTGGGGAATATAGGACCGTATTGGATGGAAAAGCATGTCCGGATGGTTGCGAGCGGTTTGAGGGTTAGCTTTTGTAACGCCCGGTTAGTTATGCTATagcaattccctgctaatgatgtcatgtcaccacgattactgttgttaacctcataatgattcaatcccgttcaaattcaaatttaaaataaaggcaaacatcaaaagttttcaaacatcaaaacTAAAATCTTTGAGAGGtgacaaataatgcataagtaattatggtggagaaaccacactttaatcaaatgtttaaatactctaaaatgaaaaaaaacagtggcttaaactattatttaaatgcttttaaaatagTAAAAATCTTCTAACTAAATTATTTGGGTACCAAACTTTTGGTGGCAGTGGTATATTTAGTAGAACTAATTTAGATGCTAATTATATAATTTACAAAATTAGAGTAAATTGAAAAATAggataaaacagaaaaggaaagacAAAACAAATAAAAGCAAAAGGGGGCAacccctcgctgggcctcggcctAGCTGGCCACTAGCCTAGCTAGGCTGGCCCCGCCGCCTCCCTTAACCCCCCCACTCCCCATCGAACCCAAGCCCGATCGCCCCACTTCCCCTACACCCCTTCGCCagcctccccaccccgtgatcccaTCTGGATCGGCGAGGGTATTGCCCCCATCGACCCCGTTGCCGTCGCTAGATCGCCCGCCGACGTAGCCAGGCCTCCTCCCCGCCGCACGTCTTCGGCTCGCCTCCCCTCTCGCTCCTCTTCCCCGACCCGATCTAGATCGTGAATGAGCAATGAGCTCGAAGCCCCCCTTCACCGGCGCCATCACCgtgcgccaccaccaccgcctgAAGACCTCACCGTCGCTGAACCTTGCGtcgcctcctcgtatccctcccctACTCGCGTCCTCAAGCCAGGCCGAGCCCCTTCTCGGCAACGCTGTGAGACGCCCCCGTTTCCCTCCTCTTTCCACGGCGTTCACCGCGCCGCCCGCCATGCCCCTCGCCGTGTGCACGCCCaccaccgcaccagcccccgcTCCACGCACGACCCTACCCGCGCCCGCACCACGATCCCCTTTTCCGCCCTACCTTCCTGCGCTCACCGTGGTCCTGATTCTCCCCCGCGCCTTCTTTCGGGGGAGCCGACTGCCCTTGTCccgctgctcgccgccgtgcctcgccaccgctctactGCTGCGTTACTACTGCGCTGCGGCCGCCGCCTCTTCCTGCTGCTCCGCCAGCGCCGAAGCTCCCGGTTGGCTCCACCACTGCTCACTTTAAACCACCAGCCTAAATGGCCTAACCCCGGCTAGTGAACCCCCACTAACCCACTGACACCGGGACCCACATTCCCTAATTAACCATTTAATAAATTAAAACTCTTAAATTAACATTAGTGTATGACATGTGCGTCCCCTGTTAATTAATAATtttactgctagttttattagttttagtttttctgcatatttcttttgtatttgaacacgctttatacaataatatttagcgtatcatacacatacaaatgtaatcatagcatatacatacaaatagtctcatcaaatcatgtcatcatcataatcatcatccatcacaaagtggtctctcgtcatcatctcgaaaatagcgatacaagtctcgattacttgcaactacatcgtcatccatctaaacaatgatatacgtgagaagagctattactatgagtgagagcggaactatgcagtacatgagtttgtatccctctctcgcattagcgtgaacctaaactaactactggctgttgctcggaaaccggaaaccggtacacctaggcctgacactccggccactcgtcgtatactcctggcgtagaacttcttcgccatcaatgatctatgcacctgcatcgtcacatgagtcgatgatatgaaacatatatagttgagcaacagaaagagacagacttggaaaaatagaagcaacatatcataagcataaataacaaagttcatcgtacccaaaatgccctaactagagtgatcttcgctagtcgaggaggaaggtataattacatcacaaataatgtTTCgttgtgcataactcaaagttccgtcatacagaaagtatgaactaaacggacacattgtcatatttcgaaaatcactccaacatgtcgtgccatccatccaagtcaaggagatagtgcccgagcttagtgaaaggcttcaggtcgagacgctgagcggctacgcgtgttcggacaTCTTCCcatgacatttgtccttcttcatagaacatccctattttttcgacgacctccttcatgatgatttgggcaagttcgcactGGAAGTGATATAACTCATcttgaagtcgatgatcctcgatatctcctaagttctttgcccattgcagaatatgggcatggcTGAATTTAGGTGACAtgcaaaggttctggtgatcccgtctgtactccatcatgtggtgtaggacatagaatccatcatcaaggaatcactcggttgctggatgcagctgaAGTCGGTCTTATGGGCCTGCCGgcccttttcttcttgtccttgacctctccaccccgtgcatcgtagtaaaacatagcactgtcgagaacagacttaatgtgggtgtaatcctttttgttaatgttcttcgatgagtccacagtatcgggggtagaggatgatgaggacggcgcgcctgcagctgcgcaaaataagtacacctcgaaTTAATTACACTCCATCgttcaaatgaatgattgaaatcgaaggaaggatatctgcGCGGATGACTTACAAGGGATGATAAGGCAAAAGAATCGCCTCCTTTTCCTTATTGgcaagcatgaaattgacgatgtattcctcgcgtattcacggtgctttgcgcggactcccaagaagccctcgtgcatgaagtacgggtcagcgacacagatatgaggtatctgctcaaccccgaagaggtagttcatgtgcaaggcataaaggcagacaaacgtaaaatccagcttctttaaGTGAAACATGTTGAAGATGTAATCGGATCGAAGGAAAAACTTCTTCGaggggaatgtgtcgacgtacgacaattgccgtggcacgttaaccacgtagagagggtgtcctggatttttcga from Triticum dicoccoides isolate Atlit2015 ecotype Zavitan chromosome 6A, WEW_v2.0, whole genome shotgun sequence encodes:
- the LOC119314234 gene encoding alpha/beta-gliadin-like produces the protein MKAFLILALVAIVATTATTAVRVPVPQLQPQNPSQQQPQEQVPLVQQQPFLGQQQSFPPQQPYPQPQPFPSQQPYLQLQPFPQPQLPYSQPQPFRPQQPYPQPQPQYSQPQQPISQQQQQQQQQQQQQQQQQILQQILQQQLIPCMDVVLQQHNIAHGRSQVLQQSTYQLLQELCCQHLWQIPEQLQCQAIHNVVHAIILHQQQKQEQQQLSSQVSFQQPQQQYPLGQVSFRPSQQNPQAQGSVQPQQLPQFEEIRNLALQTLPAMCNVYIPPYCTIAPFGIFGTN